From Camelina sativa cultivar DH55 chromosome 7, Cs, whole genome shotgun sequence, one genomic window encodes:
- the LOC104704598 gene encoding uncharacterized protein LOC104704598 has product MEKKNSHADLYALTQVRQESLRSFVGRFKEVIVTGSIPDAATIVALKDTLWYESRFKEELSLSHVETIADALCRAAKHIELEEEKAVNAKKHTTTKSTMAKEPTVIAPKTEHVEPRQHFSRNQDQTRGTFAINDDAQQKQLWIVYVQREGGGSSATQYCDYHQSSTHATEECRYLQTILMERYKKGAIVVESDRSKALRPERSDTKRGETVARKFVSKDSKILDDQSGDELEMPDDVAHEKRPRTDRKLKQHPPQPRRQINMIMGGLAECNDSVRSIRDYTKKTEMKKSWPSRVDSPNTRISFDNSDLEGLDLPHNDPLVIELLISESQVTKILIDTGSSVNVIFRNVLAQMEVSESDIMPECHSLTRFDGDFVMSIGTIDLPIFVGGTAQYFWFAVIDKPTIFNVILGTPWLHKMHAVPSTYHQCVKFPIPKGVYTLRGNQQSARACFLIEHKIRTSKRL; this is encoded by the coding sequence atggagaaaaaaaactctcacGCCGACCTCTATGCCCTAACACAGGTACGCCAAGAATCGCTTCGGTCATTCGTAGGACGATTCAAGGAAGTCATCGTCACTGGTTCAATCCCAGACGCTGCGACTATCGTCGCACTCAAGGATACCCTATGGTATGAATCTCGGTTCAAGGAAGAGCTGTCCTTGTCACACGTGGAAACCATTGCCGACGCATTGTGCCGAGCAGCCAAACATATTGAGCTCGAAGAGGAAAAGGCCGTCAATGCTAAGAAGCACACAACGACAAAGAGCACCATGGCAAAAGAGCCAACGGTTATAGCTCCAAAAACCGAGCACGTCGAGCCCCGACAACATTTCAGTCGGAATCAAGATCAGACTCGTGGGACTTTCGCGATCAACGACGACGCACAACAGAAACAACTATGGATCGTATATGTCCAAAGGGAAGGAGGGGGAAGTAGCGCGACCCAATACTGTGATTACCATCAAAGTTCCACTCATGCAACCGAGGAGTGCCGCTACCTACAAACAATCTTGATGGAACGATACAAAAAGGGCGCAATAGTCGTCGAGTCTGACAGAAGCAAGGCACTCCGACCAGAGAGAAGCGATACTAAGCGAGGTGAAACTGTTGCCCGAAAGTTTGTAAGCAAGGATTCCAAGATTCTCGACGACCAAAGTGGGGACGAACTGGAGATGCCGGATGACGTCGCCCACGAGAAACGACCACGTACAGATCGAAAGCTCAAGCAACATCCACCACAACCCAGGCGACAGATAAATATGATTATGGGAGGGTTAGCAGAGTGTAACGACTCGGTCAGGTCAATTAGGGACTACACTAAGAAAACCGAGATGAAAAAGTCCTGGCCATCAAGAGTTGACTCCCCGAACACACGTATATCCTTCGACAATAGCGACCTCGAGGGGTTAGATCTACCACACAACGACCCATTGGTCATCGAGCTTCTCATAAGCGAGAGCCAAGTCACAAAAATCCTGATCGATACCGGAAGTTCAGTAAATGTGATCTTCAGGAATGTCCTCGCACAAATGGAGGTAAGCGAGAGCGACATCATGCCAGAATGCCATTCGCTAACAAGGTTCGATGGAGACTTCGTCATGTCAATCGGCACCATAGATCTGCCGATCTTTGTTGGTGGAACAGCTCAGTATTTTTGGTTCGCTGTCATAGACAAGCCTACCATCTTTAACGTCATCCTGGGAACCCCGTGGCTCCATAAGATGCACGCAGTTCCgtcgacgtaccatcagtgtGTCAAGTTCCCAATCCCAAAAGGAGTATACACACTGCGCGGCAACCAGCAGAGCGCGAGAGCGTGTTTTCTGATTGAACATAAGATTCGCACATCGAAGAGGTTATAG